The DNA sequence GAAAGGGGTACTGGGGTGAGAGCAGCAGGGGGCCGGGAGGCGTGTGTCAGGGATGTGGGGGACAGTGGAGATGCCATTTTGGGCCCATCTAGATCAAAGAGAGAGTCCTTGAGCTTCATCTTCTCAAGCAGGGTTGCGCTGTCAGGGGCCTGCAGGCGAGAGAAAGTGGACCTCGGGGGTCCTGGTTGAGTGGGACCTGATTGAGCCGCCCTTCTCTTGGATGATTTTGCTTTCTTAACAAAGGTCTGGATGGTTCGGAGGTCTGAGGGGGCGGAGTCCCAGCCGTCACTGTCTGCCGCACTCTCACCACGCAATGGAGAGCTGGAGCCAGAGGCTGGCCAGTCACTTTCCTTGAAAAAGGGGAGAGACCAGGGTCAGTAGTCAGCCCGGTGGCATCTCAGCCCTTCTATGAGCTCAGCTTAAAAGCCAGGGACAAGATCTACCCCAAAATATCCTGCCCAGACCACCCAAAGTCACTACACTCAAAACTGCCCCTCTGCAATTCCCCTGATAATCTCCTCTTGAAAACCTCCCTGTTGTCTCTGCCCTCACCTTCTGGCCATCTCCCTAGTCCCACCTGCCTTACAGCACCGTCCCCCACCAAGACCAGAACCCGATTTATCTGTTTCCTCAAATGCACTGAGAAGAATCTTCCACGAACACCCCCAGGCCATTCACTGCTGCTCAAGCCACCCCAAGGCACTAGAGTTCCCCCACGGGTTTCCAATCTCCAGGCTCTTGCCCGTCCCATCTGATAGGCTTCTCCAGTAAAGTAGCGCagtcccctctgcccacccccccaccccgcccttctAAGGTCTAGAACCGCCTCCCCCAAGCTAGTCGTCTGTCCTCCACTCACTCCCTACCTCTTTGCTAGGGGGGATGTAACCGGCATAGGCCAAGACGAAACTGCAGAATTTGTTGAAATCCTCAATGGTTCTCCGGCgcttctctggtggctgaaaagaaggaaacctgcctgtaTCGCAAGGAATTTTAGGAGGGGCATTCCCGAAGACACAGTCCCCACAATGAAGGATCTAGAAAAGGCAGGGGAGCAAGCcgaaggagagggcagagggagggcatCGGGCAGTAACCCCAGGctgcaaagggaagggaaggctcACCTGAGTTTCTGGCTTCAGGGTCGGAGGTGGATCTGTGGAAGCAGTAAAAGCTGAGTCAAGGCCCCACCTCTCAATCTCTGAGGTCCCAAGCGACCCCCCCTCTTTCCTCAGGTCCCCCAGCCAGGCCAGCAGGTCCCCAGCTGTGCGGGACCCGCCCCTGCTCCCCCTTCCGCCCTGCGAGGGGCGGAGCCAGGGCGCGGCGCCCTCTCAGGCCTCGCTATAgcgctccccttccccccaccggAGGCCTGGCGCCCCGCCCCCCCAACTCACGGTTTCTCTAGACTCCAGTCTACTCGATCTCTTGGCGCCCCACCCCGCCATACCGCTCCCCGGACCGAGCTCGGGCGGCCGCCTGCCCCTGTCCTTCACACGCGCCCAGTGCCCCGAGTTCCTCCCCAGTCGCGATCTACCGCCCGGGGCCCTCCGAGACCGCGCTCGCAGCCCGCCGGCCCCTGGGGTCCAGGATGACCACGCCGAACCGCTCCCCGCCCTCCGGCCCCTTCTACTCGAGCACGAGGCCCGGCgcgcccctcacccccaccctgaacacacacgggcacacacaGCCAACGCCACTCCGCGGCCGGGACGGACCAGAGAGCGCTAACCCGGACGCggccccacctgcccccccccatacCGCGCTCCCCACAATTTCGCCGTCCCTCCGCCCCCATCCGGGGCCTTGGCCCCTCCCCGTCTCGAGCTCCTCGGGCTCCCCGCCGGGGCCCCGGGCCCAGTTCCGAGCCCTCCGGCCGCCGCCCCCCCACGCCCGTACTCACCACCAAGTGACTAGGCTGCGGACCCCTAAActctaccccccccccaccggctaCTCTCTCCCTCTACGGCAGCccccgctgctgccgccgctacCCCCCTCACCCTCCACAACTCCCAGGCTCTAGCCCTCGCCGACCAACACCACCCCCCCAGCAACTCGCCGGTCTCaacccccccacaccctgccccaccGCCCCTACAACTACCCGGCTCGCCTCGCTTCCCTGCGCTCTCTCCCCTCAACTGCCCGCCCTGTACAGGTCTCTCCACCGCAGACAATACCCAGaccccctcttctccccacaaCTATCTGCCCACCCCTCCAACAATCACCGGGCCATCTCCGGCGGCAACTACCCGGAGCTCCACCGCCACAAACTCCCCCACCCCGGCGAACTACcgggctcctcactcagtccTCTCCTACATCCTCCCTCCTCAACAACTCTCCGGCTTCCAGACTCCCCCAGCTTCCCAGCCTCAGGGCCCCAACGTGCTGGAGGCCCTTTCGGCCCCTAACCCCCCGAGCTCCGGGGCTCCAGCTCCCATTCCTCACCCCCCCCAACACATTCACGACGTCTGATCTCCAACTACCCCCAGTGCAGTCTTCCACTCCTCTTTCACCAAGATCCCTGAACTCGTCGCTCTCCCACCTCCGGGGGCAGGCCCCCGACCCCCTCCCCGCGCTCCCCCGCTGGGCTCCGGGGCTCGACCTCCAAGTTTGCCAATTGATTGCTCGCCCGCCCCCCACCGGCTCAGCGCTCAGTGCCGGTCGAGAGCTCACCTTCGGGACTGGGCTCCGCCATGGCTTCCAGCatcgccccctcccctcctcccggtccggcgcccccctccccagagccGGGGGATACCGGTGCCGCCTCCGGTGCTCGGTGCTCCTACTGCCTCGCTCCACAGAGGTGTCTGCCTCGGCCCGGTTATGACTCCAGTCCGCTAGCCGCTGCCGCcacctccctctacccctgcctccCGCACTCCCGGACCGGGCCCCCTCCCCCCGCGCCGCCGGccgcctgctccctcctcctcctctcctccctcctccctccctcctcctctcttccccctcccttcgCGGGCGCTGGCGCGCAATGCATCAAGGGGCTTGTAGTCCGTCCGGCGACCGCGGAAAGGGGACCTCATAGGCCTCCGGAACTTCAGTTCCCAGCAAGCCGAGGAAGGGCGCAGGCGCACTAAACCGCTCCCCTCCCCCGGGGAGTGGCGGGGAGATTGGGAGCAGGGGGTAGAGCGGAAGAGCGCGCGCAGGCTCCTGGGAAATGTAGGCTGGGCGGgactaagaaagaaggaaaagaagggattAGAACTCTCGGCCACCATACTGCCTCATTCTgcggctcccccctcccccggggaCCGCCCCACTTCCGGCCAGACGAGAAAAAGTGGTTGCTGGGGGATGAAGTTCTCCGGATGATAATGGCTCCCTCCTCCCCGTCTTCTCCCTCCCTCGAGTTCCACCCACCCGCGCGAAGTCTGGTCAAGTGAGATGCAACCGAGGACAGAGTCCTCTGACCAGTTCCCACGCACGATAACCTCTTCCTTAATCCAAGGGCTGTAACAAACTTGGATGCATTTCTCTGAAGCAGGTACTTTCAAACTTTCTCCCCAGGAACCCAAggtaaaaaaaaccaaaccatgtATTTTTTCACATGGGGACCCATCAGACACGTCTATAAATCTTTAACTTTGACGAAACGACACTCGGAGTATTCCATCGCAACAAAAATGCCTTTTCCCCCCCTCAAAGAAAAACTCAACATCAACAGAGTAAACCAAATTACTCTCCCTCCAACCTCCACTTTCCCCACCAAAGGAcaactaaaaaaggaaaagggtgcAGGAAGCAACACAAAGCAAAATCCAGTTCAGCTTGGTGGTTTCCTCTTTATTGATGTGCCTCCTACCTTCCCCCCACAATTTCAGTCCCTTCCATCTACCCCCAAAAAAGAAggtagtgaaaggaagggaatGTTGGGGTTCTAAGCCCCTTGGGCAGTTAGAAAGGGAACAGAAACCAAAACAATCACTGGTGGGGGTGACAGAGATTGACAACTGAGAAGtctaaagcagagtgggaaagctggtaagagaaagaggagagaggaaaggtccAAGAGGCCACCTCCCCCAGAGCCCTCCGGCTAAGAAGGGCTGGAGGAGAGCCTCAAACATTAGGAAGTGCAGGTCCTGAAGAAGGGAGGTGGTGGTTGAGCCCAGGGGAGGAGTAGGTCAGGGAAGGGGGGCCACCTCTTTGTAGAATGAGACCCCCCCACCTCAGGGGCAGCAGCTTCGCAGACCGTAGACACTTTCATCACTGTAGGCGATGTACAGAAAGAAGTCTTCTTCGTGGTGctcctggggcagaggcagaaaagGCTGGTACTGGGCTGTAGCTACTTGAACCACACACTGCCCAGACCCATTCTTTGCAAGCCCCTTCCTCTGAAGAGCCCCCAAACCCTCGGGCTCTGGCCCACTCCCTCACTTGCTCCAGGACTGAGCAGCCAAGCCTATTAGCCCTAGCAGCAGTCCTGGGCAAAAAGATCTCAACTGTTCTCTgatgccctgggggaggggggctggagaagagggagggtcagaacCACAGCTAGGGCTCActgtttcctccctcctctctactCCTACTGCACTTGTCCAAACCTTCAACCCGGAACTACCCCCAAAATCTTGAAGGTAAAGATAAAACTGAGAGCTAAACAAGGTGCTCCTCTAAGAACTGCTGACCTGAAACTCTTTTCCCCTCAAGCTCTTCCCGTGCCTCTCCAAAGTCTCGACCCGTCCCGCCAACATACCTGGTATAGCTGACCCATTGTGGCACTGGTGGGTGGAATGACATtgttgacaaagaaaaacaaggcatCCTCAGCTCGGAGATGAATTCGCTTCCGGATCAAGAAGTAGAACTGACCAACTGCCAAAGAGAGAAGGTATGACAAAGTCCCAGAGGTCCCAAATGGCCTCAAACAACAGTCACCGTGTGGAGCCTCTTCCCGCAGAGACTGCACTCCCACCCGCAGGAAAGCAAACCCGGACCTCCGGGCAGGACCGCACCTGTGAGATCAGAAGGCACCAG is a window from the Neovison vison isolate M4711 chromosome 5, ASM_NN_V1, whole genome shotgun sequence genome containing:
- the LOC122906688 gene encoding gamma-aminobutyric acid receptor-associated protein, with product MKFVYKEEHPFEKRRSEGEKIRKKYPDRVPVIVEKAPKARIGDLDKKKYLVPSDLTVGQFYFLIRKRIHLRAEDALFFFVNNVIPPTSATMGQLYQEHHEEDFFLYIAYSDESVYGLRSCCP